Proteins encoded by one window of Vitis riparia cultivar Riparia Gloire de Montpellier isolate 1030 chromosome 11, EGFV_Vit.rip_1.0, whole genome shotgun sequence:
- the LOC117925178 gene encoding 4-coumarate--CoA ligase 2-like, which yields MEVKKEEQPQQQQTEIIFRSKLPDIYIPEHLPLHSYCFENISKFSSRPCVIDGATGDIYTYADVELTARRVGAGLHKMGIKQGEVIMLLLQNCTEFVFAFLGASYIGATSTTANPFYMPAEIEKQAKASKCRLIITQACYSEKAMSFAEENDVKVMCIDTPPEGCLHFSELTNADEADLPTVKINPDDVVALPYSSGTTGLPKGVMLTHRGQVTSVAQQVDGDNPNLYFHSEDVILCVLPLFHVYSLNSVLLCALRVGAAILIMQKFEIIKLLELINKYKVTIAPFVPPIVLAIAKSPVVDEYDLSSIRTVMSGAAPMGKELEDTVRAKLPNAKLGQGYGMTEAGPVLAMCLAFAKEPFEIKSGSCGTVVRNAQMKILDPDTGVSLPRNQPGEICIRGHQIMKGYLNDPESTERTIDKEGWLHTGDIGYIDDDDELFIVDRLKELIKYKGFQVAPAELEAMLIAHPNVSDAAVVSMKDEAAGEVPVAFIVRSNGSKITEDEIKQYISKQVVFYKRIYRVFFVETIPKAPSGKILRKDLRARLAVGVPN from the exons ATGGAGGTCAAGAAAGAGGAGCAGCCGCAGCAGCAGCAGACGGAGATCATTTTCCGGTCGAAACTGCCGGATATTTACATCCCAGAGCATCTTCCGCTGCACTCGTATTGCTTTGAGAATATATCGAAGTTCAGCTCAAGGCCTTGTGTGATCGACGGCGCTACCGGAGATATTTATACATACGCGGATGTGGAACTCACAGCCCGGAGAGTCGGCGCCGGCCTCCACAAGATGGGGATCAAGCAAGGCGAAGTGATAATGCTTCTGCTGCAGAATTGTACCGAGTTCGTGTTCGCATTTCTGGGGGCTTCATATATTGGTGCAACAAGCACGACGGCGAATCCGTTTTACATGCCGGCTGAGATCGAGAAGCAGGCGAAAGCATCGAAGTGTAGGCTGATAATTACCCAGGCTTGCTACTCCGAGAAAGCGATGAGTTTCGCAGAGGAAAACGACGTGAAGGTCATGTGCATCGACACCCCACCGGAGGGTTGCCTGCACTTCTCGGAGCTGACGAACGCCGACGAGGCCGACCTCCCCACCGTGAAAATCAACCCGGACGATGTCGTCGCGCTTCCGTACTCATCCGGCACTACCGGGCTCCCGAAAGGAGTGATGCTGACCCACAGGGGGCAGGTCACCAGCGTGGCCCAGCAAGTCGACGGCGACAACCCCAACCTGTATTTCCACAGTGAGGACGTCATCCTCTGCGTGTTGCCATTGTTCCACGTCTACTCTCTGAACTCAGTTCTGCTCTGCGCATTGAGAGTTGGTGCAGCAATTCTGATTATGCAGAAGTTTGAGATAATCAAATTGCTGGAGCTTATTAATAAGTATAAGGTCACGATTGCACCGTTCGTCCCGCCGATCGTGTTGGCGATTGCGAAGAGTCCGGTGGTGGATGAGTACGACCTTTCCTCCATCAGAACTGTCATGTCCGGTGCTGCTCCCATGGGTAAAGAGCTTGAAGACACCGTCAGAGCCAAGCTCCCTAACGCCAAGCTTGGACAg GGCTACGGGATGACAGAGGCGGGACCCGTGTTGGCAATGTGCTTGGCCTTTGCGAAAGAGCCATTTGAGATCAAGTCTGGGTCTTGTGGCACAGTGGTCAGAAATGCTCAAATGAAGATCCTCGATCCCGATACCGGTGTCTCTCTTCCCCGGAATCAGCCCGGAGAAATTTGCATCCGAGGCCATCAGATCATGAAAG GTTATCTGAATGATCCAGAGTCCACAGAAAGAACCATAGATAAAGAAGGATGGCTGCACACAGGTGACATCGGGTAtattgatgatgatgacgaGCTTTTCATTGTTGATAGGCTAAAAGAGTTGATCAAATATAAGGGATTTCAAGTCGCACCAGCTGAGCTTGAAGCAATGTTAATTGCACATCCCAATGTTTCTGATGCCGCTGTTGTTTC gATGAAAGATGAGGCTGCCGGGGAGGTTCCTGTTGCATTCATTGTGAGATCGAATGGTTCCAAGATCACTGAGGATGAGATCAAGCAATATATCTCAAAGCAG GTCGTGTTCTATAAAAGGATTTATCGAGTTTTCTTCGTAGAGACAATTCCTAAAGCTCCATCGGGTAAAATCCTGCGAAAAGACTTGAGAGCAAGGCTCGCCGTTGGTGTTCCGAATTAA